Proteins from one Leptonema illini DSM 21528 genomic window:
- a CDS encoding Fic family protein, translating into MLPRYRDIREMAVQTFAKLDRLKRQLDAVRPLSPEVARNLHEDLVLRWTYHSNAIEGNTLTLKETRVALEGITIGGKTIREHFEVMNHREAILFIEDVVQNREPLSECLIRSIHRLILKNIDDEHAGEYRKVNVTIAGAVHRPPDALHVQRSMEELMNWYDSATAMHPVQRAARLHVDFVGIHPFIDGNGRTARLLMNLELMKNGFPPLIVPMERRLEYYEALDSAHTTQDYDRFLILSIDLAEAAFDPYWYALGLSPD; encoded by the coding sequence ATGTTACCTCGTTATAGAGATATCAGAGAGATGGCCGTGCAGACCTTCGCAAAACTGGACCGTTTGAAACGGCAGCTTGATGCCGTTCGTCCTCTATCGCCCGAGGTGGCGCGGAACCTGCATGAAGATCTGGTCCTCCGCTGGACTTATCATTCCAATGCCATCGAAGGGAATACGTTGACGTTGAAAGAGACGCGCGTTGCTCTGGAGGGGATCACGATAGGAGGGAAGACGATCCGGGAACACTTTGAGGTCATGAACCATCGTGAGGCCATTCTCTTTATCGAGGATGTCGTCCAGAATCGCGAGCCTTTATCGGAATGTTTGATTCGGTCTATTCATCGATTGATACTCAAGAATATCGACGATGAGCATGCAGGTGAGTATCGCAAAGTTAACGTTACGATTGCTGGCGCCGTTCATCGGCCACCCGATGCCCTTCACGTGCAGAGGTCTATGGAAGAGCTCATGAACTGGTACGACTCCGCTACAGCCATGCATCCTGTGCAGAGAGCCGCAAGGCTTCATGTCGATTTCGTGGGCATCCACCCCTTTATCGATGGAAACGGTAGAACGGCCCGATTGCTGATGAACCTTGAACTTATGAAGAACGGATTTCCGCCGTTGATCGTTCCGATGGAAAGAAGACTGGAATATTATGAAGCGCTCGATTCTGCTCATACGACGCAGGATTACGATCGCTTTCTCATTTTGAGTATAGACCTGGCTGAAGCGGCCTTCGATCCGTACTGGTATGCTCTCGGTTTATCGCCTGACTGA
- the gdhA gene encoding NADP-specific glutamate dehydrogenase produces MGIRLDEKLEPIYREVLSRNPGESEFHQAVHEVLETLGPVLVKHPEFADRKLIQRICEPERQIIFRVPWRDDKGEIHINRAFRVEFNSALGPYKGGMRFHPSVYLGIIKFLGFEQIFKNALTGLPIGGGKGGSDFDPKGKSNEEIERFCQSLMLELYRHLGEHTDVPAGDIGVGAREIGYLFGQYKRITNRYESGVFTGKGLAWGGSRARTEATGYGTVFFMREMLKMRKNGGIEGKRVVVSGAGNVAIYAIEKAHELGAKVIACSDSGGFVVDEQGINLETLKQIKEVERRRISAYADIHKHARYIEGSSIWTVPCDIALPCATQNELTGKDASILIKNGCIAVAEGANMPTTPEGAQLFQEAGVAFGPGKAANAGGVSTSALEMQQNASRDSWSFEYTEKRLEEIMVDIHRTCYETAAEFGAEGNYILGANIAGFIRVAKAMDAMGLI; encoded by the coding sequence ATGGGAATTCGACTGGATGAAAAACTTGAGCCTATCTACAGGGAGGTGCTCTCGCGAAACCCCGGCGAGTCGGAGTTCCATCAGGCCGTACACGAGGTGCTTGAAACGCTCGGGCCGGTGCTCGTAAAGCATCCGGAGTTTGCCGACCGAAAGCTCATCCAGCGCATTTGCGAGCCCGAGCGACAGATCATCTTTCGTGTGCCCTGGCGCGACGATAAAGGCGAGATTCATATTAATCGCGCCTTTCGCGTCGAATTCAACAGCGCCCTCGGCCCCTATAAAGGCGGCATGCGATTTCACCCCTCCGTTTATCTCGGCATCATCAAATTCCTGGGCTTCGAGCAGATCTTCAAGAACGCCCTGACAGGCCTTCCTATCGGAGGTGGAAAAGGCGGCAGCGACTTTGATCCGAAGGGAAAATCGAACGAAGAGATTGAGCGATTCTGCCAGAGCCTCATGCTTGAGCTCTATCGCCATCTCGGCGAACACACCGACGTCCCGGCCGGAGACATCGGCGTCGGCGCTCGCGAGATCGGGTATCTTTTCGGACAGTACAAGCGTATTACGAATCGCTACGAATCGGGCGTTTTTACGGGAAAAGGGTTAGCCTGGGGCGGAAGCCGTGCCAGAACCGAGGCCACCGGTTACGGCACGGTCTTCTTCATGCGCGAGATGCTCAAGATGCGCAAGAACGGCGGCATAGAAGGTAAGCGTGTCGTCGTCTCGGGCGCCGGCAATGTGGCCATCTATGCCATCGAAAAGGCCCATGAGCTCGGAGCGAAGGTCATCGCCTGCTCTGACTCGGGCGGATTTGTCGTCGACGAACAGGGAATCAACCTTGAAACGCTGAAGCAGATCAAAGAAGTCGAGCGCCGTCGCATCAGCGCCTATGCCGACATTCACAAGCATGCCCGCTACATAGAGGGAAGTTCCATCTGGACCGTGCCCTGTGACATAGCCCTGCCCTGCGCCACGCAGAACGAGTTAACAGGAAAGGATGCGAGCATCCTGATTAAAAACGGCTGCATCGCCGTCGCCGAAGGGGCGAATATGCCCACGACTCCTGAAGGCGCTCAGTTATTCCAGGAAGCCGGCGTCGCCTTCGGCCCCGGCAAGGCGGCTAACGCTGGCGGCGTTTCCACATCGGCTCTTGAAATGCAACAGAACGCCAGCCGCGACTCCTGGTCTTTTGAATACACCGAAAAGCGGCTTGAAGAGATCATGGTCGACATCCACCGCACCTGCTACGAAACGGCCGCCGAATTCGGAGCAGAAGGCAACTACATCCTCGGAGCGAACATCGCCGGATTCATCAGAGTGGCAAAGGCCATGGATGCGATGGGATTGATCTGA
- a CDS encoding MBL fold metallo-hydrolase, producing the protein MTKTRRNWLLMLAALLLLSASLYGIFIINSPEGRPGAYTIDLAGMREMAKSDDLPSEIEGLAIGEGAFPAAAIRAGWSLLKKHPMVFATYRLKYDDRSVIIDTAHDRSLHEKMFPGNPFYDDRYEQMQKVMLDSVDRNGAIVLTHEHPDHIGGIARSASIMELARIAKITVEQLNGPSLPESGFPEEAKPLFTPYAYEGIASPAPGVVVAKAPGHSPGSQLVYVILRDGREFLFVGDIAWDRANIETGIGRPLLVSLFFLHEDRQAVADQLLAIRELQKTEPGLHIVVAHDAAQFEDLKLRKVLADGFAQ; encoded by the coding sequence ATGACAAAAACCCGTCGCAACTGGCTCCTTATGCTTGCCGCCCTGCTCCTGCTTTCTGCATCTCTTTACGGCATATTCATTATCAACTCCCCTGAGGGCAGGCCCGGCGCCTATACGATCGATCTGGCCGGCATGCGCGAAATGGCGAAATCCGACGATCTGCCTTCTGAGATCGAGGGTCTTGCCATCGGCGAAGGCGCATTCCCTGCCGCCGCCATTCGTGCAGGATGGTCTTTGCTCAAGAAGCATCCGATGGTTTTCGCCACCTATCGCTTGAAATACGACGACCGCTCCGTCATCATCGATACGGCCCACGATCGTTCGCTGCACGAAAAGATGTTTCCGGGCAATCCGTTCTACGACGATCGCTATGAACAGATGCAAAAGGTGATGCTTGACTCGGTCGACCGCAACGGCGCCATCGTACTAACGCACGAACATCCGGATCATATCGGAGGCATCGCTCGCTCCGCCTCGATCATGGAGCTGGCGCGGATCGCGAAGATCACCGTCGAACAATTGAACGGTCCGTCGTTGCCCGAGTCCGGATTCCCCGAAGAGGCGAAGCCGCTTTTCACTCCGTATGCCTATGAAGGCATCGCCTCGCCGGCTCCCGGTGTCGTCGTCGCAAAGGCGCCGGGGCATTCGCCCGGAAGCCAGCTCGTATACGTTATTCTACGAGACGGACGTGAGTTTTTATTTGTGGGTGATATCGCATGGGATCGCGCCAATATCGAAACCGGCATCGGTCGCCCGCTGCTCGTCAGTCTCTTCTTCTTACATGAAGATCGCCAGGCTGTCGCCGATCAGCTGCTTGCGATCAGGGAATTGCAGAAGACCGAACCTGGCTTGCATATCGTCGTAGCGCACGACGCCGCCCAGTTTGAAGATCTGAAGCTCAGGAAGGTACTGGCGGATGGATTCGCTCAGTAG